A window of Piliocolobus tephrosceles isolate RC106 chromosome 13, ASM277652v3, whole genome shotgun sequence contains these coding sequences:
- the LOC111540019 gene encoding olfactory receptor 8B12 has protein sequence MAAKNSSVTEFILEGLTDQPGLWIPLFFLFLGFYMVTVVGNLGLITLFGLNSHLHTPMYFFLFNLSLIDFCFSTTITPKMLINFVSRKNIISFTGCMTQLFFFCFFVVSESFILSAMAYDRYVAICNPLLYTVTMSPQVCLLLLLGAYGMGFAGAMAHTGSIMNLSFCAGNLVNHFMCDILPLLQLSCNSSYMNELVLFILVAVDIGLPIVSVFISYALILSSIHHISSTEGRSKAFSTCSSHIIVVLLFFGSGAFMYLKPPSFLPLEEGKVSSLFYTIIVPMLNPLIYSLRNKDVKVALRRTLGRKIFS, from the coding sequence ATGGCAGCCAAAAATTCTTCTGTGACAGAGTTTATCCTCGAAGGCTTAACTGACCAGCCAGGACTTTGGATCCCCCTCTTCTTCCTGTTTCTGGGTTTCTACATGGTCACCGTGGTGGGAAACCTGGGCTTGATAACCCTGTTTGGGCTGAACTCTCACCTGCACACTCCCATGTACTTCTTCCTCTTTAACCTCTCTTTAATAGATTTTTGTTTCTCCACTACCAtcactcccaaaatgctgataaattTTGTCTCAAGGAAGAACATCATTTCCTTCACAGGGTGTATGACTCagctctttttcttctgcttctttgtcGTCTCTGAGTCCTTCATCCTGTCAGCGATGGCGTATGACCGCTACGTGGCCATCTGTAACCCACTGTTGTACACGGTCACCATGTCTCCCCAGGTGTGTTTACTCCTTTTGTTGGGTGCGTATGGGATGGGGTTTGCTGGGGCCATGGCCCACACCGGAAGCATAATGAACCTGAGCTTCTGTGCTGGCAACCTTGTCAATCATTTCATGTGTGACATCCTTCCTCTCCTTCAGCTCTCCTGCAACAGCTCTTACATGAATGAGCTGGTGCTCTTTATTCTTGTGGCTGTTGACATTGGATTGCCCATTGTCAGTGTCTTTATTTCTTATGCcctcatcctctccagcattcaTCACATCAGTTCTACAGAAGGCAGGTCCAAAGCTTTTAGTACTTGCAGTTCCCACATAAttgtagttttgcttttctttggttCTGGTGCTTTCATGTATCTGAAAcccccttccttcctgccccttGAGGAAGGAAAAGTGTCCTCCCTGTTCTATACCATCATAGTCCCCATGTTAAACCCATTAATCTATAGCTTGAGGAACAAGGATGTCAAAGTTGCCTTGAGGAGAACTTTGGGCAGAAAAATCTTTTCTTAA
- the LOC111540020 gene encoding olfactory receptor 8A1, with product MAAGNHSTVTEFILRGLTKRADLQLPLFLLFLGIYLVTMVGNLGMITLIRLNSQLHTPMYYFLSNLSLVDLCYSSVITPKMLVNFVSEKNIISYAGCMSQLYFFLVFVIAECYMLTVMAYDRYVAICHPLLYNIIMSHHTCSLLVAVVYAMGLIGSTIETGLMLKLPYCERLISHYFCDILPLMKLSCSSTYDVEMAVFFLAGFDIIVTSLTVLVSYTFILSSILSISTTEGRSKAFSTCSSHLAAVGMFYGSTAFMYLKPSTISSLAQENVASVFYTTVIPMLNPLIYSLRNKEVKAAMQKTLRSCLCTPMLISVLLLLHMAADSMLSEALLPTKRASS from the exons ATGGCTGCAGGAAATCACTCTACAGTGACAGAGTTCATTCTCAGGGGATTAACGAAGAGAGCAGACCTCCAGCTccccctctttctcctcttcctcggGATCTACTTGGTCACCATGGTGGGGAACCTGGGCATGATCACTCTGATTCGTCTGAACTCTCAGCTTCACACCCCCATGTACTACTTCCTCAGCAATCTGTCACTCGTGGATCTCTGTTACTCCTCCGTCATTACCCCCAAAATGCTGGTGAACTTTGTGTCAGAGAAAAACATCATCTCCTACGCAGGGTGCATGTCACAGCTctacttcttccttgtttttgtcattgCTGAGTGTTACATGCTGACAGTGATGGCCTACGACCGCTATGTCGCCATCTGCCACCCTTTGCTTTACAACATCATTATGTCTCATCACACCTGCTCCCTACTGGTGGCTGTGGTCTACGCCATGGGACTCATTGGCTCCACAATAGAAACTGGCCTCATGTTAAAACTGCCCTATTGTGAGCGCCTCATCAGTCACTACTTCTGTGACATCCTCCCTCTCATGAAGCTGTCCTGCTCTAGCACCTATGATGTTGAGATGGCAGTCTTCTTTTTGGCTGGATTCGACATCATAGTCACGAGCTTAACAGTTCTTGTTTCTTACACCTTCATTCTCTCCAGCATCCTCAGCATCAGCACCACAGAGGGTAGATCCAAAGCCTTCAGCACCTGCAGCTCCCACCTTGCAGCTGTGGGAATGTTCTACGGATCAACTGCATTCATGTACTTAAAACCCTCCACAATCAGTTCCTTGGCCCAGGAGAATGTGGCCTCTGTGTTCTACACCACGGTAATCCCCATGTTGAATCCCCTAATCTACAGCCTGAGAAACAAGGAAGTAAAGGCTGCCATGCAGAAAACACTGAGGA GTTGTCTCTGCACCCCCATGCTTATCAGTGTCTTGTTGCTTTTGCACATGGCTGCAGACTCTATGCTCTCAGAAGCCCTGCTGCCAACAAAACGGGCAAGTTCATAG